CGAATTTTATAGTGGAATAATCCGTATTTAAATCGATTTTTTGAGCAGTATCAACTACTAACTTCGAGTAATCCGTGTTTATAAAACCATTCGTCATCGAATGAATGGTGGATTCGCTACAATAATCTAAATTAATGCTGTTGGTATTCCCTTTTAAATCACCGATGGTTATTTTACCATAATCACAATTGATAGTAGCATTTCCGTTGATCTCATCTAATGAGATAGCACCGTAATCATTACTCAGGTTGACCTCATTTGTAATGGGCATTTTTACCAGATAATCTATCTGATAATTAATCTTTTTGTGCTTCCCCCACCAACTCCAATTCGTTTTTTTACTTCCGATAATGGTTTTGGCATTTACAAAATCCGATGTATTCGAAAATGTTACATCAATAGCTTCCAGTTTATCTTCTACATTGTCTATATCATTACCTTTTACAGTAATTTTGATATCTATTTCGACTACATTTTTATTCCAGGTTGTTACCTTAATAGTACCATATTTATTATTAACAGATACTTTGGCATTCGCATTCACTTTAAACTCCTTGTGAATCGATTTACTTTTTTCATGTTTCTTTTTATGATGATTTCCAAGACTTGCTAACGGAATTAAAAATAAAAGGATGGTAGTTTTATATATATATTTCATCGCCGATATTTTGAGGGTTTTTAATTAATTCTATTTGTTGTAATGTTCTTTGTAAGATGTCCAGACGTTGTTGATAATTATGGATCATTGCATTTATAATTTTTCTTTGTTCACCATTTTTAGTCAATTCCTTTACAAATACCTTGTAATTATCTTCAAGCTCTTCTATATCATCCAAAGCTTGTTCTATAATATCTTCTGTTTGTAAGCTCCTGTTTTTCTCAATTTCTTTGATTCCCTGATGAATAGTATTTAAAAAATAGGTTTGTACTTCATCCATTTTAGGAGAAATAGTTGACAAATCTACAGTATCAGATGAAGTAAGATTTCCCAGGCCAAAACCAATGAGTAAAATTACAGATGCAGCTATACTCATCCATTTTCGGGAAATGGTATTCCCGGGCCGGATTCCCTGTAAACGTTTTTCGAATCGATCTACATGATCCGAATGCGGTTCATAAATGTCAAATTCGTTTGTAGTAAAAAAATGATGTAATTTATCTTCCATATGTTTGTGTATGAGTAATGTCTTGCAGTAAGACTTGTTTTAATTTTTTTTTAGCTCTGGAAATAGTAGTTCTTACATTCTCATTTGTGTAATTTAATATTTGACTAATTTCTTCATAGTCAAACCCTTCAATTAAATGTAAATTTAAAATCAACCTGTAGCTATCCTTTAAGCTATTCATTTTTTCCATCACATCTGAGGCCTTCAACTTCAACTCATCAATCGCGTTTTCTTCTGTTTCATAATTTGGAATCACTTCCAGTTTTACTTCCTTATACCGAGCCTTCTTTTTTAGTTGTGTCAAACTTTTATTAATAACGATTTTTTTCAACCAGGCCCCAAAAGTTACTTCGCCTTTATAAGAATCCAATTTTGTAAATGCCTTTAAAAATGCCTCCTGCATGATGTCTTCAGCTTCAAACGTATCTTTTAAAATTCTAAATGCACTATTGTACATAGCCTTATAATAAGCCTTGTATATCTGCATCTGCGCTGTTTGATCCGATTTTTTACAGCGTTCTATCAGTTGGTTGATATGTTGATTTTTAGAGTTCAATAAATAAATACTATACTAGAGACAGCTCGCTTTTTAAATTGTGACAGTTATAATAATATCATTTCTGCCCTAAATTTACTCATTAAAAGTTGCTCTTTTTTGCTTATGCTTCAAAATAAACTTAAACTTTTTAGATAAGATAGTTTTTTACTGCCAGAGCAAAGAAAATAGATATATGAAAGTCAATGAGTCTATATTCTTGCATCTAAAAGCAGAGCGGCCTCTATTCAAACTTTCGACAGCAAGGTCGTCTAATTAAAAATAACTGTTTTTTTAGTTGACTATGTTTTAAATCAGAAACGGTATAATTAGGTAATTTTATTTAAAGTGTAAAAGCATACGCTATTGGCATAAGAATTGCCCTACTATTTGCAAAGAGTGATATATAAAATAAACAACATTCTGATTATCAGTTTAATAATAAAAATTATGGTAATTGCTGGAGGTAGATATGAAAAGCCAATGCCATAATGACAGATATATAGTATTATGAGTAAATCAAAGATGATGACTTTTGACACTTTGTCGCTTCACGATATGTTGAATGAGGACTCTGAATTAATTCCCTTGATGACACCAGAGGATGAAGAGTTGATAAATAGCGAAAATGTTCCCAATGTGCTTCCTGTTTTACCTTTAAAAAATACGGTGCTGTTTCCCGGTGTGGTGATTCCTATCACTGCCGGCAGAGATAAATCAATCCAATTGATCAGAGATGCCAATAAGGGAGATAAGGCGATTGGTGTGGTAGCTCAAAAAAATAGAGATGTTGAAGAACCTTCCGCAAATGATATTTTCAGTACGGGAGTGGTAGCACAGATTTTGCGGGTATTAAAAATGCCGGATGGAAATACAACGGTCATTATTCAAGGCAAAAAACGTTTTGAAATTGAATCCATCATTCAGGAACAACCTTATTTAAAGGCAAATGTTAGAGAAGCTGTGGAAAATAAGAGGGAGGATGACGTTAAGGAACTAAATGCCATTATGGACTCGGTCAGGGATTTGGCTTTGGAAGTAATCAGAGAGAACCCAATGCTGCCCTCGGAAGCATCGTTTGCGATCAAAAATATTCACAGCAATTCATTTTTGGTGAATTTCATTTCATCAAATATGGATTTAAGTGTAAAGCAGAAACAAGTACTCCTGGAAAAGGACAATCTGAAAGAGCGCGCATTATTAGTACTGAAAAATTTAAATAAAGAGCTGCAAAAGTTGCAGCTAAAAAATGATATTCAATCCAAAACACGTTCTGATCTGGATCAACAACAGCGAGAATACTATTTAAATCAGCAATTAAAAACCATTCAGGAAGAGCTGGGCGGAGTTTCGTATGATCAGGAACTGGAAGAAATGCGTATACAGGCAAAATCCAAAAAATGGACAAAAGAAGTAGGAGAAACTTTTGATAAAGAGCTGGCACGTCTGCAAAGAATGAACCCTCAAATGGCAGAATATGGAGTGCAGCGGAACTATTTGGAGTTAATGTTAGAACTTCCGTGGAGAACCTATTCCAAAGATAAATTTGATTTAAAACGCGCGACAAAAATTCTGCACAGAGACCATTTCGGTCTGGAAAAAGTAAAGGAGCGTATTATAGAACATTTGGCAGTTTTAAAACTAAAAGGAGATATGAAATCTCCGATTATCTGTTTATATGGCCCTCCCGGTGTAGGAAAAACTTCTTTGGGAAAATCCATAGCAGAATCTTTAGCCCGTAAATATGTGCGAATGTCTTTAGGAGGTTTGCGTGATGAAGCCGAAATTCGGGGTCATCGCAAAACCTATATCGGAGCAATGCCCGGGCGTTTGATTCACAATATAAAGAAAGCAGGAACTTCAAACCCTGTCTTTGTTCTGGACGAGATTGATAAGTTGGGACACAGTCACCAGGGAGACCCGTCTTCTGCCATGTTAGAAGTACTGGACCCGGAGCAAAATACGGAGTTTTACGATAACTACCTGGAAGTTGGTTATGATCTGTCAAAAGTACTGTTTATAGCAACAGCAAATAATTTGGGAGAAATTACCTGGGCATTACGTGACAGAATGGAAATGATTAATGTTACGGGGTATACAACTGAAGAAAAAATAGAAATAGCGAAGAGACATTTGTTACCTAAACAAATAAAAGAACACGGACTCATTTCCAAACAACTCAAATTAGGAAAAGTTCAGATAGAGAAGATTATTGAAGGATATACCCGGGAGTCCGGCGTACGTGGTTTGGAAAAACAAATAGCAAAAGTAGTGCGTTTTGTGGCCAAATCCATTGCTTTGGAAGAACAGTATAATGTGGCTATCACTTCGGAAGATATTGAAACTATTTTGGGGCCTGCGCGGCTGGAACGCGACAAATATGAGAGCAACGGAGTAGCAGGAGTCGTAACGGGTCTGGCATGGACAACTGTCGGAGGAGATATTTTGTTTATAGAATCTATTCTTTCAAAAGGAAAAGGAACACTGACCATTACCGGAAACTTAGGAAAAGTAATGAAAGAGTCCGCAACCATTG
This window of the Flavobacteriaceae bacterium genome carries:
- a CDS encoding sigma-70 family RNA polymerase sigma factor, with the translated sequence MNSKNQHINQLIERCKKSDQTAQMQIYKAYYKAMYNSAFRILKDTFEAEDIMQEAFLKAFTKLDSYKGEVTFGAWLKKIVINKSLTQLKKKARYKEVKLEVIPNYETEENAIDELKLKASDVMEKMNSLKDSYRLILNLHLIEGFDYEEISQILNYTNENVRTTISRAKKKLKQVLLQDITHTQTYGR
- the lon gene encoding endopeptidase La, with protein sequence MSKSKMMTFDTLSLHDMLNEDSELIPLMTPEDEELINSENVPNVLPVLPLKNTVLFPGVVIPITAGRDKSIQLIRDANKGDKAIGVVAQKNRDVEEPSANDIFSTGVVAQILRVLKMPDGNTTVIIQGKKRFEIESIIQEQPYLKANVREAVENKREDDVKELNAIMDSVRDLALEVIRENPMLPSEASFAIKNIHSNSFLVNFISSNMDLSVKQKQVLLEKDNLKERALLVLKNLNKELQKLQLKNDIQSKTRSDLDQQQREYYLNQQLKTIQEELGGVSYDQELEEMRIQAKSKKWTKEVGETFDKELARLQRMNPQMAEYGVQRNYLELMLELPWRTYSKDKFDLKRATKILHRDHFGLEKVKERIIEHLAVLKLKGDMKSPIICLYGPPGVGKTSLGKSIAESLARKYVRMSLGGLRDEAEIRGHRKTYIGAMPGRLIHNIKKAGTSNPVFVLDEIDKLGHSHQGDPSSAMLEVLDPEQNTEFYDNYLEVGYDLSKVLFIATANNLGEITWALRDRMEMINVTGYTTEEKIEIAKRHLLPKQIKEHGLISKQLKLGKVQIEKIIEGYTRESGVRGLEKQIAKVVRFVAKSIALEEQYNVAITSEDIETILGPARLERDKYESNGVAGVVTGLAWTTVGGDILFIESILSKGKGTLTITGNLGKVMKESATIAMEYIKANAEDFGIHPEILEKYNVHIHVPEGATPKDGPSAGITMLTSLVSVFTQKKVKNKLAMTGEITLRGKVLPVGGIKEKVLAAKRANIREIILCKDNEKDILEIKKEYLKGLTFHYVTEMNQVLAIALTNTKAKNAKELV